The proteins below come from a single Nostoc sp. KVJ3 genomic window:
- a CDS encoding 2TM domain-containing protein, which translates to MTYDSEDVQKILEIALTRKQEGEFSREQLLEMASELGISSDILETTEKKWLTQQEEERSRHTFNTFRRRGFWGHFVSFLAVNLFLILLNLITNPSYFWAIFSVLGWGLGLFFHWWGVYQTKSEDYEIAFQKWRTQI; encoded by the coding sequence ATGACTTACGATTCAGAAGATGTGCAAAAAATCCTTGAAATAGCACTCACTCGTAAACAAGAAGGTGAATTTTCACGAGAACAGCTTCTAGAAATGGCATCGGAGTTAGGTATTTCTTCTGATATTTTAGAAACAACTGAAAAAAAATGGTTAACTCAACAAGAAGAGGAACGATCGCGACACACATTTAATACTTTCCGACGTAGAGGCTTTTGGGGACATTTTGTTTCCTTCCTAGCGGTGAATTTATTCCTCATTCTCTTGAATTTAATCACTAATCCTAGTTATTTTTGGGCTATTTTCTCAGTATTAGGATGGGGGTTAGGACTATTTTTTCATTGGTGGGGTGTTTATCAGACTAAATCCGAGGATTACGAAATAGCCTTTCAGAAATGGCGTACACAGATTTAA
- a CDS encoding FAD/NAD(P)-binding protein, with the protein MNNNILNLTGSPVAIAIIGGGFSGSLVAANLLRNATMPLSIKLIERNSEVGRGVAYGTPVDCHLLNVPAGKMSAYGDQPNHFLNWLHRNGYEQVTPSTFVPRRVYGDYVQATLKAAQLNAAANVQLEKIVDEAIAIETKPNSTIIYLSSGQCLDVQKAVLALGNFPAILPAPLAVLDNRYVKDAWSADAIADLNPEDAILLVGSGLTMVDAVVALHQQGFQGQIHTVSRHGLMPCSHKSTTPYPAFIDVETAPKTARGLLHIVRQELREALTQGHGWRAVIDAIRPIIPQLWQAMPLPEQKRFLRHVKAYWEVHRHRIAEGIAEVLDAAMESGQLIHYAGRIQNCQEFENGVNVKICERGTHEDIVLQVKRIINCTGANCDYRRLQHPLVASLQEQRLIRPNRLSIGIDTAPNGALIDADGKASQMLYTLGTPRKGNLWETTAVPEIRSQAANLAQELLKSLNPKLSATNFMLRKPAMLFRQLFDKESSTYTYLIADPESRTAILVDPVLEQVERDLQVLRQLGLTLRYCLETHIHADHITGTDRLRSLTGCLGIVPENTGATYADRYIADGNMLELGNVQIQAIATPGHTDSHTAYLVNDTHLLTGDALFIRGCGRTDFQNGDAGSLYDAVTQKLFTLPDDTLVYPGHDYQGQTVSTIGEEKSWNPRFAGRSRNQFIELMKNLNLPQPKKMLEAVPANQHCGRVLVALDYQI; encoded by the coding sequence ATGAACAACAATATTCTTAATCTAACCGGATCTCCAGTTGCGATCGCCATTATTGGTGGTGGCTTTAGTGGTTCTCTAGTTGCAGCCAATCTTTTACGCAACGCAACCATGCCACTGTCCATCAAGTTGATTGAACGTAATTCTGAAGTTGGTAGAGGAGTTGCTTATGGGACACCAGTAGATTGTCACTTGCTGAATGTGCCGGCGGGTAAGATGAGTGCTTATGGCGATCAACCAAATCACTTCCTGAATTGGTTACATAGGAACGGCTACGAACAGGTAACTCCATCTACTTTTGTTCCGCGTCGGGTTTATGGGGACTATGTACAAGCGACTTTAAAAGCAGCACAGCTAAATGCAGCCGCTAATGTACAACTAGAGAAGATTGTGGATGAAGCGATCGCTATCGAAACAAAACCCAACAGCACAATAATATATCTGAGTAGCGGTCAATGTTTGGATGTGCAAAAGGCGGTGTTAGCGTTAGGCAACTTCCCAGCAATTCTGCCAGCACCACTTGCCGTTTTAGACAACCGCTATGTCAAAGATGCTTGGTCTGCTGATGCGATCGCTGACTTAAATCCAGAGGATGCTATTTTGCTAGTTGGTAGCGGTTTAACAATGGTAGATGCGGTTGTAGCATTGCATCAGCAAGGGTTCCAAGGACAAATTCATACCGTTTCGCGGCATGGGTTGATGCCTTGTAGCCACAAATCAACAACTCCTTATCCCGCATTTATTGATGTAGAAACTGCACCAAAGACGGCGCGAGGATTGTTGCATATAGTACGTCAAGAACTGCGCGAAGCCCTTACCCAAGGACACGGTTGGCGGGCGGTAATCGATGCTATCCGCCCAATTATTCCTCAACTTTGGCAAGCAATGCCATTGCCAGAACAGAAGCGATTTCTGCGCCATGTCAAAGCTTACTGGGAAGTTCACCGTCATCGGATTGCTGAAGGAATTGCTGAAGTACTGGACGCTGCAATGGAGTCTGGTCAACTGATCCATTACGCAGGTCGGATTCAAAATTGTCAGGAGTTTGAGAATGGAGTAAATGTGAAAATCTGCGAACGGGGGACGCACGAGGATATTGTTTTGCAAGTCAAGCGGATTATCAATTGCACCGGCGCAAATTGTGATTACCGCAGATTGCAGCACCCATTAGTCGCTAGCCTCCAAGAACAACGCTTGATCCGTCCTAACAGATTATCAATAGGAATCGACACAGCCCCAAATGGGGCGCTAATCGATGCAGATGGAAAGGCATCTCAAATGCTGTACACCTTGGGGACACCGCGCAAGGGTAATCTTTGGGAAACCACTGCTGTTCCTGAAATTCGCTCTCAAGCAGCAAATTTAGCACAGGAATTACTAAAATCGCTCAATCCCAAACTCTCTGCTACTAATTTTATGTTGAGGAAACCTGCGATGTTATTTCGTCAACTATTCGATAAAGAATCTAGTACTTATACTTATTTAATTGCCGACCCAGAAAGTAGAACAGCTATTTTAGTTGATCCTGTATTGGAACAGGTCGAACGCGATCTTCAAGTATTGCGACAATTGGGACTGACCCTGCGCTATTGTCTGGAAACCCATATCCATGCTGACCATATTACTGGGACAGATAGATTGAGGTCACTGACGGGTTGTTTGGGCATTGTCCCTGAGAATACAGGGGCTACCTATGCAGATCGCTACATTGCTGATGGGAATATGTTGGAATTAGGGAACGTGCAGATTCAAGCGATCGCTACCCCTGGTCACACTGACAGCCATACAGCATACTTAGTCAACGACACTCATCTATTAACTGGAGATGCCCTATTTATCAGGGGTTGCGGTCGTACCGACTTCCAAAACGGCGACGCTGGATCGCTATATGATGCCGTGACTCAGAAGCTATTCACATTGCCAGATGACACCTTGGTATATCCTGGTCACGATTATCAAGGACAAACAGTATCCACCATTGGCGAGGAAAAGTCCTGGAATCCTCGGTTTGCTGGACGCAGCCGCAACCAGTTCATCGAACTAATGAAAAATCTCAACTTACCTCAACCGAAAAAGATGCTGGAAGCTGTACCCGCAAATCAGCATTGTGGTAGAGTTTTAGTTGCATTGGACTATCAAATTTGA
- a CDS encoding PEP-CTERM sorting domain-containing protein (PEP-CTERM proteins occur, often in large numbers, in the proteomes of bacteria that also encode an exosortase, a predicted intramembrane cysteine proteinase. The presence of a PEP-CTERM domain at a protein's C-terminus predicts cleavage within the sorting domain, followed by covalent anchoring to some some component of the (usually Gram-negative) cell surface. Many PEP-CTERM proteins exhibit an unusual sequence composition that includes large numbers of potential glycosylation sites. Expression of one such protein has been shown restore the ability of a bacterium to form floc, a type of biofilm.) — MKLTKKLSILVFSFTTTLASTAVITGTYIPVAQAQYDPNYVLDPKSLVFNGGFELDPLVDPNNPNTTNPNVTGWTKSGDPLDTSLIKISNFPHSGNQGLSLGGFTGLSYISQALSTQPGQQYELSYYLASTDEAPDLDNQFQAFVGGKNIFDQKNISFQDYTPYKFDFIADASSTELKFGSVDTHAFLYLDDVSVKAVPEPSAIGGIAVTAGLLGIWLKKKKVII; from the coding sequence ATGAAATTAACTAAAAAACTCTCAATTCTTGTTTTTAGTTTTACCACTACCTTAGCTAGCACTGCTGTAATTACTGGTACTTATATTCCAGTAGCCCAAGCACAATACGATCCAAACTATGTCCTAGATCCTAAAAGCCTTGTTTTTAACGGCGGATTTGAACTCGACCCCCTCGTAGATCCTAATAATCCCAACACTACAAATCCCAATGTTACAGGATGGACTAAATCTGGCGATCCGTTAGATACATCATTGATTAAAATAAGTAATTTTCCTCATAGTGGTAATCAAGGCTTATCACTTGGTGGATTTACAGGACTCAGCTACATATCACAGGCTCTTTCTACACAACCTGGTCAGCAATACGAACTGAGTTACTATTTAGCATCTACAGACGAAGCACCCGATCTTGATAATCAATTTCAGGCATTTGTAGGTGGAAAAAATATTTTCGATCAAAAAAATATTTCTTTTCAAGATTACACTCCATATAAGTTCGATTTCATAGCAGACGCATCATCAACAGAGTTAAAGTTTGGATCTGTGGATACACACGCATTTCTCTACTTGGATGATGTGAGTGTAAAGGCTGTCCCTGAACCATCAGCTATTGGAGGAATTGCAGTTACTGCTGGTTTATTGGGAATATGGCTGAAGAAAAAGAAGGTAATTATTTAG
- a CDS encoding DUF642 domain-containing protein: MKFTKKLSIIVCGLTTAFVHSAVITNTYKSAAQADGQELVNNGGFEIDPLVDPSDATTSNPNITGWIKSGAPIDTSVIKISNFPKTGNQGLSLGGFTDISYISQTISTVPGQHYQLTYYLASTEQAPDLKNKFKVFIGGKKVDVKKDVPFQDYTQYTLDFKAKATSTEIKFGSKAKYAFFYLDDVSVKATSKNQGENYGDPSGDDGDE, translated from the coding sequence GTGAAGTTCACCAAAAAACTCTCAATTATTGTTTGTGGTTTGACCACTGCCTTTGTTCATAGTGCTGTGATTACCAATACTTATAAGTCAGCAGCACAAGCAGATGGACAAGAACTGGTTAATAACGGGGGATTTGAAATCGATCCTCTCGTAGATCCTTCTGATGCTACCACTTCAAATCCTAATATTACAGGATGGATTAAGTCTGGCGCTCCGATCGATACATCAGTTATTAAAATTAGCAACTTTCCTAAAACTGGCAATCAAGGTTTATCGCTTGGTGGATTTACAGACATTAGCTACATATCACAGACTATCTCTACAGTTCCGGGTCAACACTACCAACTTACTTACTATTTAGCATCAACAGAGCAAGCACCCGACCTAAAGAATAAATTTAAGGTTTTTATTGGTGGAAAAAAGGTTGATGTTAAAAAGGATGTTCCTTTCCAAGACTATACGCAATACACCTTGGATTTTAAAGCGAAAGCAACATCCACAGAGATAAAGTTTGGTTCCAAAGCCAAATATGCGTTTTTCTATTTGGATGATGTGAGTGTTAAAGCTACATCTAAAAATCAAGGAGAAAATTATGGAGATCCAAGTGGAGATGATGGGGATGAATAA
- the modA gene encoding molybdate ABC transporter substrate-binding protein, which produces MNRRRFIAWIATAVTSTMLVIGFQFIHLSPASSTTTLNVYAAVSLTNALNAIKTQYQNANPTVNVVYTFGASGTLLSQIQAGGTADIFISAATDQIDVLQNATPSKLVAGSRKNIVKNSLVLIAPTTPPVSAGSAGLTSINGLTNANITGIAIGDYTGTPPVVPAGNYAKQVLTSQGIFTTVSPKLSLLSNVRNVLTAVENKTTVVGGVNKTIDAGLVYTTDAFISNKVRVVQTANPTDSDPIIYPLGILTRTTVLSTAQSFSTYLSGTTAQGIFKSYQFKSP; this is translated from the coding sequence ATGAACAGAAGAAGATTTATTGCTTGGATAGCTACAGCAGTTACTAGCACGATGCTGGTAATAGGCTTTCAGTTTATCCATTTATCGCCAGCAAGCTCCACAACCACCCTTAACGTATATGCGGCTGTCAGCTTAACAAACGCACTTAATGCCATTAAAACTCAGTACCAAAATGCTAACCCAACTGTCAATGTTGTTTATACCTTTGGTGCTTCTGGTACTTTACTGAGCCAAATACAAGCAGGAGGAACAGCAGATATTTTCATTTCAGCTGCCACCGACCAAATAGATGTCTTGCAGAATGCAACCCCAAGTAAGTTGGTAGCAGGTAGCCGTAAAAACATTGTCAAAAACAGTCTAGTTTTGATTGCTCCTACAACACCTCCCGTTAGTGCTGGTAGTGCTGGTCTGACTAGCATCAATGGTTTGACCAACGCCAATATTACTGGCATTGCTATAGGTGACTACACAGGTACTCCTCCTGTTGTGCCAGCAGGAAATTATGCCAAACAAGTTCTTACTAGCCAAGGTATTTTCACAACTGTTAGTCCCAAACTATCGCTTCTTAGTAATGTGCGTAACGTCTTAACTGCTGTTGAAAATAAAACTACAGTAGTTGGAGGCGTAAATAAAACTATTGACGCAGGTTTAGTTTACACAACTGATGCTTTCATTTCTAACAAGGTAAGAGTCGTACAAACTGCCAACCCAACAGACAGCGATCCGATTATCTATCCACTAGGGATACTCACCAGAACTACAGTTCTATCAACGGCACAGAGTTTTTCTACTTACTTAAGTGGTACTACTGCTCAAGGTATCTTCAAAAGTTATCAATTTAAGTCGCCTTAA
- a CDS encoding fasciclin domain-containing protein → MANIIDTATNNGSFKTLVAAIQAAGLVDTLNGNGPFTVFAPTDEAFNKLPAGTVDALLKDPAKLKKILTYHVVSGKVLAADVAKLKTAKTVEGSDVKIDASNGVKINDAKVATADVAADNGVIHVIDTVLIPA, encoded by the coding sequence ATGGCCAACATAATTGATACCGCCACTAATAATGGTTCTTTCAAGACATTAGTTGCAGCAATCCAAGCAGCTGGTCTGGTAGATACACTTAATGGCAATGGCCCATTCACCGTCTTCGCACCCACTGATGAAGCGTTTAACAAGCTTCCCGCAGGTACAGTAGATGCATTACTGAAAGATCCTGCAAAGCTCAAAAAAATCTTGACCTATCATGTTGTCTCAGGTAAAGTACTCGCCGCTGATGTAGCTAAACTGAAGACAGCTAAAACAGTTGAAGGTTCAGATGTAAAAATTGACGCTTCTAATGGCGTTAAGATCAATGATGCAAAAGTTGCAACAGCAGATGTTGCTGCTGATAACGGTGTCATCCACGTAATTGACACAGTTTTGATTCCTGCATAA
- the sfsA gene encoding DNA/RNA nuclease SfsA has product MTDWLYRYPPLYPGILLKRYKRFFADVQLTSGEVVTAHCPNTGPMTGVSTAQSAVQLSKSDNLNRKLAYTLELIQVHDNEPTWVGINTFLPNRVVKLALAQHLFPELGEYSQIKGEVVYGLDKKSRVDFFLTGSDEERPIYLEVKNTTLSEGRLALFPDTETTRGQKHLRELMALLPLTRAVMLYFINRGDCIEFSPGDRTDPVYGKLLRDAIALGLEVLPCRFDISPEGIRYLGLAKLKI; this is encoded by the coding sequence ATGACAGATTGGCTTTATCGTTACCCACCTTTGTATCCAGGTATTTTACTTAAGCGTTACAAGCGGTTTTTTGCTGACGTTCAACTTACTTCTGGCGAAGTAGTGACAGCCCATTGTCCTAACACAGGGCCAATGACTGGAGTCTCAACTGCCCAAAGTGCTGTACAGCTTTCTAAAAGTGATAATCTTAACCGCAAATTGGCTTACACTTTAGAACTAATTCAGGTACATGACAATGAACCAACCTGGGTAGGTATAAATACTTTTTTACCCAATCGGGTGGTAAAGCTAGCTTTGGCGCAACACCTTTTCCCGGAATTGGGCGAGTATAGCCAAATCAAGGGCGAGGTAGTTTATGGGCTAGATAAAAAAAGTCGAGTGGATTTTTTCTTAACGGGGAGTGATGAGGAACGCCCGATTTATTTAGAAGTGAAAAATACAACTTTGTCTGAGGGGAGATTAGCTTTATTTCCTGACACGGAGACTACAAGAGGACAAAAGCACCTGCGAGAATTAATGGCGCTGCTACCTCTAACTCGTGCGGTGATGCTTTACTTTATTAATCGCGGTGATTGTATCGAGTTTTCCCCTGGCGATCGCACAGATCCTGTATATGGTAAATTACTACGGGATGCGATCGCTCTTGGTTTAGAAGTCTTACCTTGCCGTTTTGATATTTCCCCCGAAGGTATCCGTTATTTGGGTTTGGCAAAACTAAAAATTTGA